DNA sequence from the Sediminibacillus dalangtanensis genome:
TCTGTGGAATTATATTTCCTTCTACTTTACGATCCGTTTCCGACCAGCTTTTTTAATCACCTGGTTGATTACTTCAGAAAACACGAGACCAATGGCAATCGCTCCTGAAATCAATCCCGCTTTTGCAGCCAGCTGGACCGCAGCGTTATAGTCATTCTCCACGAAATTGCGCATGGCGTCATAAGCCAGTCCGCCTGGTACCAATGGGATGATACCGGAAACATTGAAGATGATTACTGGTGTTTTATAGAATTTTGCACATACTTGGCTTAAACCACCGACTAAAAATGCACCCGCTAGCGTTGCCGGTACTGCATCGGTTCCCTCGGCTGCCAATCCATAATACAGCACCCAACCGAGCATCCCGACCAATCCACATTGAATCAATGCATTGCGCGGTGCATTGAAAAGCACTCCGAATCCGGCGGCTGCTATAAAGCTGGTGACCAGCTGTTCTCCCATACCATCCAAACCTTTCTATCAAACAAATGAAATTCCGACAGCGATCCCGGCGCCGATAGCACAGGCTGTTAGCAGCGCCTCTGCACCTTTGGATAAGCCTGCAACGAGATGCCCCGCCATCAAATCGCGGACAGCGTTGGTGATCAATAGACCCGGTACCAGCGGCATGACTGCCCCGATGATTATTTTATCCATTTCGGCGCCAAGCTGGAGATGAATAAACAAAAGGGACAACAGACCAATAATGACGGATGCCAAAAATTCAGCAAAAAAGCGGATTTCCACCCAGTCGTGGAATCTTTCCATTGCCAGATAGCCGGCAGCACCAGCAACCATCGCCGGGACAAAGTCAAGCCAACTGCCATCGAACATGATCGCAAAGCAGCCGCTTACCAGTGCCGCTGCAATCACTTGGAAGAAGAGCGAAAAACTATAACTGTCCAAATCGGTTTGTTTCAACTGATCATTGGCTTCGGTCATGGAAAGCTCGCCGTTTGTGACCTGCCGAGATATACTGTTGACAACGGCTATCTTATGCAAGTCCGTCGAGCGTTCGGATATTCGCATGAAATTGGTCGGGTCCGTTCCGTCTATGGAAAAAATAATTCCTGTCGGTGTTACATAGCTTTGAGAAGCAGTCTTTCCGAACGAAGCGGCAATCCGTTGCATGGTATCCTCGACGCGGTGTGTTTCTGCCCCGCTCTGCAGCATGATTTTCCCTGCCAGCAGGCAGACACTCGTAATACTTGGCGGTGTTGATTTTACATCCATATCCATCTTCTCCGTAATCAGCTTATATTGGTATTATAAGAGCAAACACCGACGAAAAACAATGACAACGGACTGCTTCTCCATAGTCGGGAACAAAGAATCTCATTTTTGGCGTCCTACTACCTATCACCAGTGACTCAAAGCACCACTGGAATAAATAGACTGTTTTTTAAAAGCTGTTGACCAGCGGAGGAATTAAACGGAGACTCCAGCGGGAGGAAAGGCCTAGGTGAGACCCCGGAGAGCGATAGCTCGAGGAGGCTCACCAGCCGCCCGCGGAAAGCGTAGTTTATTTCCGCAGTGTGAACATAGCGTCATGATTAAAAAGTGAAAAAAAACCGGTTGACTCTCACGTTACGTGATAGCTTATCGTTACAAAGGAAGGGAGGTTCCTTTAATGGGAATGACAGTTAAACAAGTCGCCGATCTAGTCGGAATCAGTGTGCGCACACTCCATCATTATGATGAAATCGGATTGCTGCCTCCAACTGACATATCGTCCGGAGGATACAGAATCTATTCGGACGAGGATTTGGAGCAGCTTCAACAAATTCTCTTTTACAAAGAACTCGGATTTCCATTAAAACGAATCAGTGAAATAATGAATGCACCTTCCTTCGATCGCCGGGAAGCCTTGGAACTGCAGCACAGCATGCTGCTGGAAAAAAGGCGCCGGCTCGATAACATGATTGCATTGGTGGAACAGACGATTCAATCAGCAAAAGGAGAGATCAAAATGACGAATGAAGAAAAGTTTGCCGGGTTTGATTTCAGCCGAAACCCTTATGAGCAAGAAGCACGGGAACGATGGGGAGATAAAGCTGTCGATGAATCGAACCAAAAGCTCGGAACCATGACGAATGAAGAGCAGCAGGCAATGGGGGAAGAAATGAATAATATTTACCGGTGCCTTGCCGGTATACGCCACCAAGATCCTGCATCGGAAGAAGCGCAGGCTGCTATTGGGGAATGGTTCCGTTTGTTGAACAAAATGGGCAGCTATTCGCCAGACGCCTTCAAGGGGCTTGGTCAAATGTATGTCGATGATGAGCGGTTCACGAAAAACATCGACCAATTCGGATCCGGCCTGGCGACTTTCATGCGGGATGCCATGGCAGTGTTTGCCGACAACCGTCAATAATAAGCGCTAAAAACCCAGGTGCCATAAGGCGGCCTGGGTTTCTTTTTTTCTGTAAGCCTCGTAGGTTTCAACTTCCTTCTCTTAACATTTCTGTTGAACCTCAAAAGAGAAAGTCCCCTTGTCCAATCCAGTAGAAACCCTTCTTGCAAAATATCTATTAAAACGGCATCGTTTCATTTTGTTTTTTGTGAATCACGAGAGGTTCCTTCCTGACCGGGAAGCCCAAAGAAATCATCGATGTGTGTATAATCACCTGCCATGCGGCCAATTACCTGTAAAGCTTCCGGGTCCACTTTATCTGTTTCCATATATACTTCGTCTTGGATATGGTAACAAACCAGTCTGCCGAGTACGAGACTGTTGCTGCCGATATCGATGATACGGTCAAGCTCACATTCCATTTGGACAGGAGCAGCCGCTACCCGCGGAGAGCTTATCCTCTCGCCCGGAACCGCTGTAAGGCCAGCTTGCGAGAATTCGTCCGTTTCAGGAGGGTAAGCTTTGCTTGTTTCGTACATTTGATTGGCAAGCTGTTCATTGACAATGTTGACGACAAACGCTTTTGTAGCCCGGACATTTTCGAGCGTGTCCTTTACTCTTCCTGATCCACCGACAGAAAAACAAAGGGTGATTGGCTCCATGGAAGCCACGGTAAAAAAGCTGAAAGGTGCCAGATTGGGGATACCTTCTTCATTGATGGTTGACACCCAGGCAATCGGACGCGGAACTACCGCGCCCTTGATCAGTTTACTCATGTCTCGTTCTGCAAATTGTGATGGCTCGATTTTCATTCGAATTCCCCCTTTTGACTGTCTGACTTATTCTGGAACAGTTTTTTCTCTCGCCATTTTCCATAGCGGTAATAAAGGAAAGCAAATAAGCTGCTAATAACAAAGCTGATACCCATTCCGACGGCGATTCCGGTTTCCCCCAGCAGTTGCGAGCATACGTAAGTCAGCGGGTAACGCAAAACCCAAAAAGAGATAATATTCAGGATAAGCACCTGATACATTGCCCCTGCCGCACGTACCGTTCCATTCAAGATAAAATTGATGCCTAAAAATGGGTAAAAGAAGGCGACAATGCGCAAATAATGACTGCCAAACTGGACTGGTTCTGGCTCCTGAATAAATAATTTGATCGCAACTTCGGCCAAAAGCACCAGCAACAGAGCCAATAGAAGCATGATCACCAGGTTATACAACAGGCCGTATTTTGTAATTCTGCTAACCCGGTCCCATTTGCGTACACCAATGTTTTGTCCGGCCATGCTGTTGACTGCCGTTCCCAATGCCTGGGCAGGAAGCATGATCACGCTGTCCAGCCGCTGTGCGGCACTGAAACCCGCGACTACTGCTTCTCCATGAGACGTCACCACACTCATGATTGCCGCCACTCCGGCAGAAATCACCGACATCTGCAAGCCGGATGGAACACCGAGGTTCAAAATCAACAGTACCTCTTCCCGTTTTGGCAGATTGGGGACAGAGAATGGCACGAGTTGATGCTTCAGCATATAATAAATGCCATATAAAAAAGCGATGCCTTGTGAAAGAATGGTTGCATAGGCGGCTCCGTCCACCCCTAATCCAATCCCGCTGATCAACAGTGGATCCAAAAAGATATTGAGAACGACCGCAATCATGACAAACCGAAGCGGTGTCCGACTGTCTCCGACTGCGCGCAGCACGGTACCAATGAAGTTATACCCCAATAGGAAAAGGATGCCCAGCGCATTTATCCGCAGGTATGTGACTGCTTCTCCCATCATGGCCTCCGGGGTTCCGAGCAATCCTAGAATCGTTTCGGCGAAAAGGAACCCGACAATTCCCAAAACAATCGCCATGGCAGTCAGCACCACGACAAAGGCATTGAGGTAACGTTTCAATCCCTCTTCGTTGTCTTTTCCTTTTTGCTGTGACAGAATCGTCAAGGTGGCATTATTTATTCCGATAATAAAAGATAAGATAGTAAAGATAACCGTACTGGAAACAGCTACCGCCCCGAGTGCATTTCCACCAAGCAGATTTCCCACCCACAGGCTGTCCGTGAACTGATACGAAACCTGCAGCAGATTGGTAAAAATAATCGGTGCCGAAAACACCAGCATCTGTTTTACTATGTTCCCTTCCGTAAAATCTTGTTGTCTCCTCAATGGTAAGACTCCCTTATCTCGTCTTTCTCCTCATCTTATCACGGAGATAACAGAAAATCATGAAGCATGGCTTGTACCTTTCTCAACACTAGAGGGAAAAGATCGTACAAACATGCCGAAAATCAGAAACCGTGTAAGATTTTCTCACCGAACTACTGTCAATTCGATAAGCATCTTTTAGAATAAGGATAAATTCACGACGAAGGAGCGCTGGAATGGCTTTTTTGAGAGAAGCGGTCGACAAGCAGAAGCAGGCAGTGATCCAACAGTTGATAGTTGAAGGGGTTATCAGTATCGACGACCGGGATATCTATCAAAAAACAATCAGTGAACTGGCGGATGAGTATGCGGACGTTGCAGCTGTTTCCCAAATAACCCGAAAAGCCTCAGAGAAAAATACTATGCGAAAAGGAGTATCGGCCCATGATTAATCAGGAGGCAGTGGACTTGGCAAAAAAAATCGTCGAACTTGACTTGAAAAGAGATGAAACATGGGAGAACCTGGCTGCGCTTGCCGGAGATAAGGCACATGAATTATTGCGCAGAGTCCAAAACAGCTAATAGTGAAAGTAGCCTGGACAAAAGCAAAGTGACCAAAGCAAAAACCGAACGATCATTCGAACCCTCCAGACATTCGAACTCGTTCGGTTTTTCTTTTTTGTCATTGGCTGTAACAATAAGCAAACCTTCCGTAGAGGAAATCCACGGAGACTTCTACGGGAAGGAAGACCTCGGTGAGAGCCCACAGAGCACAAGCTCGTAGATGCTCACCAGCCGCCCGTTAAAGGCGAAGTGTATTTTCGTAGCGAAGTAGGAATATTATCTGACTTTCATATCTGCCGTTGTAACAACCTGTGGGTTACAGCGGTGAGTAATGCGACACCATGCGGCAGCACCTCTTCATTCAACGTAAAGTGGGGACTGTGAAGCGGAAAGTTTTCCTTGTCCTTCCATCCGCATCCCAAGAACACCATTGCACCAGGCAGCTTTCTCGCAATATGGCTGAAATCTTCCCCTCCCATGCCATAAGGGGCTTCATAAATTTTTTGATCAGGAAAAAGGGTTCGAAAAGTTTCCTTCCATAATTCCACCAGCTTCCCATCATTGCACAAAGCAGGTTCTCCATTTTCGATATAGAGCTGATGGCGCCCCCCAAATAGCCGTGCAGTGGCGGCTACAGCTTCCAACTCCTCGATTAGCTGGCGTCTTACCTTCTCTGTGTACGCCCTGACTGTCCCTTTGATCGTCACCTGATCGGGAATAACATTAAAAGCCGCCCCTCCATTGATACTCCCTACACTTAACGCAGCAACGTCCAGCGGATCTACCCTTCTGCTGATCATGCCGTAAAGCCCTTGCAAAGTGTGAGCAGCACTCCATACCGGATCGATTGTCTGGTGAGGATAGCCGGCATGGCCGCCTTCTCCTTTTATCGTCAGTTCAAAGTTATCGATACTGGCCATGCTCGGTCCGGCATTCACCTGCAAGTCTCCTGATTGCTGCCAAGGGCACATATGCAACGCAAGGGCAGCCTCCACATCATCCAGTACACCAGCCTCCAAAAAATAAGGAGCCCCGGTCCGGCCATGAACATCGGTATCTTCTTCTGCAGGCTGGAATAAAAATTTTATCGTCCCGCATGGCAGTGAACCGGCCTGAAAATCCTCAGCCAGCAGTTCGGCAGCGCCCAACAAGATCGCCGTATGGGCGTCATGGCCGCACGCATGCATCACGCCATCTTGAGTCGAAGCGAAGGAAAGTCCGGTTGATTCCTGAATCGGCAAAGCGTCCATGTCAGCACGTAAAGCGATGACCGGACCGTCGCCATTCTTCAATACAGCTACAATCCCGTGACCGGCAATTCCCTTTTGAATCTTGATTCCTTGCAGATTTTCCAGACGAGCAGCCACAAATGCACTCGTCTTTTCTTCCTGAAAGCTGAGTTCAGGAAATTGGTGAAGGTAACGGCGCCAGTCGATGAGATCCTGCTTTATGGCTTCCGCTCGTTCTTTAAGTTTCTCCTCATAATCAGGCAATCCTGCCCACCTCTCCCTCAACTGTTCACCAATATCTCTTCGGGTAAAGAACGGAAAGCTTGCTCTAAGTCTTCCAATAAATCTTCTATATCCTCAATCCCGGCAGAATAGCGGATCAATCCTTCCGGAATCCCCATGGCCGCCCGTTCTTCCGGGGTGCACTCAACGTGGCTGGTCGTTCGGGAAGGACCTACAATCGTTTCCACTGAGCCCAGATTGGCCGCCCGATTGGCATACTTCAATTTTGGCAGTAAGTGCCGTACGGTTTCTACGCCGCCTTTTACGGCGAAACTAAGCATTCCCCCATATCGCTCCATCTGCCGTGAAGCAACCTCGTGTCCCGGATGGTCATCGAGACCAGGATAGTAAACAGACTCGACGATCTCTTTTGTTTGCAGATACTTGGCGACAGCCATGGCATTTTCACACTGCCGGTCGACACGCAGTTTTAACGTTTTCATCCCACGAAGCAGCAGGTAGGCTGCCATCGGGTCGAGCGTTGCTCCGTTGATTTCCCGGTA
Encoded proteins:
- a CDS encoding Fur-regulated basic protein FbpA gives rise to the protein MAFLREAVDKQKQAVIQQLIVEGVISIDDRDIYQKTISELADEYADVAAVSQITRKASEKNTMRKGVSAHD
- a CDS encoding threonine/serine exporter family protein; amino-acid sequence: MGEQLVTSFIAAAGFGVLFNAPRNALIQCGLVGMLGWVLYYGLAAEGTDAVPATLAGAFLVGGLSQVCAKFYKTPVIIFNVSGIIPLVPGGLAYDAMRNFVENDYNAAVQLAAKAGLISGAIAIGLVFSEVINQVIKKAGRKRIVK
- a CDS encoding threonine/serine exporter family protein, coding for MDVKSTPPSITSVCLLAGKIMLQSGAETHRVEDTMQRIAASFGKTASQSYVTPTGIIFSIDGTDPTNFMRISERSTDLHKIAVVNSISRQVTNGELSMTEANDQLKQTDLDSYSFSLFFQVIAAALVSGCFAIMFDGSWLDFVPAMVAGAAGYLAMERFHDWVEIRFFAEFLASVIIGLLSLLFIHLQLGAEMDKIIIGAVMPLVPGLLITNAVRDLMAGHLVAGLSKGAEALLTACAIGAGIAVGISFV
- a CDS encoding MerR family transcriptional regulator; this translates as MGMTVKQVADLVGISVRTLHHYDEIGLLPPTDISSGGYRIYSDEDLEQLQQILFYKELGFPLKRISEIMNAPSFDRREALELQHSMLLEKRRRLDNMIALVEQTIQSAKGEIKMTNEEKFAGFDFSRNPYEQEARERWGDKAVDESNQKLGTMTNEEQQAMGEEMNNIYRCLAGIRHQDPASEEAQAAIGEWFRLLNKMGSYSPDAFKGLGQMYVDDERFTKNIDQFGSGLATFMRDAMAVFADNRQ
- a CDS encoding MATE family efflux transporter encodes the protein MRRQQDFTEGNIVKQMLVFSAPIIFTNLLQVSYQFTDSLWVGNLLGGNALGAVAVSSTVIFTILSFIIGINNATLTILSQQKGKDNEEGLKRYLNAFVVVLTAMAIVLGIVGFLFAETILGLLGTPEAMMGEAVTYLRINALGILFLLGYNFIGTVLRAVGDSRTPLRFVMIAVVLNIFLDPLLISGIGLGVDGAAYATILSQGIAFLYGIYYMLKHQLVPFSVPNLPKREEVLLILNLGVPSGLQMSVISAGVAAIMSVVTSHGEAVVAGFSAAQRLDSVIMLPAQALGTAVNSMAGQNIGVRKWDRVSRITKYGLLYNLVIMLLLALLLVLLAEVAIKLFIQEPEPVQFGSHYLRIVAFFYPFLGINFILNGTVRAAGAMYQVLILNIISFWVLRYPLTYVCSQLLGETGIAVGMGISFVISSLFAFLYYRYGKWREKKLFQNKSDSQKGEFE
- a CDS encoding flavin reductase family protein, producing MKIEPSQFAERDMSKLIKGAVVPRPIAWVSTINEEGIPNLAPFSFFTVASMEPITLCFSVGGSGRVKDTLENVRATKAFVVNIVNEQLANQMYETSKAYPPETDEFSQAGLTAVPGERISSPRVAAAPVQMECELDRIIDIGSNSLVLGRLVCYHIQDEVYMETDKVDPEALQVIGRMAGDYTHIDDFFGLPGQEGTSRDSQKTK
- a CDS encoding M20 metallopeptidase family protein — encoded protein: MPDYEEKLKERAEAIKQDLIDWRRYLHQFPELSFQEEKTSAFVAARLENLQGIKIQKGIAGHGIVAVLKNGDGPVIALRADMDALPIQESTGLSFASTQDGVMHACGHDAHTAILLGAAELLAEDFQAGSLPCGTIKFLFQPAEEDTDVHGRTGAPYFLEAGVLDDVEAALALHMCPWQQSGDLQVNAGPSMASIDNFELTIKGEGGHAGYPHQTIDPVWSAAHTLQGLYGMISRRVDPLDVAALSVGSINGGAAFNVIPDQVTIKGTVRAYTEKVRRQLIEELEAVAATARLFGGRHQLYIENGEPALCNDGKLVELWKETFRTLFPDQKIYEAPYGMGGEDFSHIARKLPGAMVFLGCGWKDKENFPLHSPHFTLNEEVLPHGVALLTAVTHRLLQRQI